From one Mytilus edulis chromosome 1, xbMytEdul2.2, whole genome shotgun sequence genomic stretch:
- the LOC139513390 gene encoding ADP-ribosyl-[dinitrogen reductase] glycohydrolase-like, with protein MASSGDGETTSHNQPSPETMDRIQATIYGQCIGDAIGLLTEFLSKDEAKMHYEKKAKKLEYRHKKIVDDFHRSRWQEGDWTDDSDQMILIMRSLVDCGGKVDPVDFAKKFKTWIKSGFSELGDLGGLGIGLTTMNVTSRPDFMVDPHEVARFVWEEHDRTIAPNGAVMRTSIVGIHMYWSLDDVTKNARDFAKTTHHDPRCQASTVAVSVAIATMLQGKHMDKKDNFIVKDIIQDAYKYASRCLETDTEKKDLMFYLTCENIEDLKLDEAKKIGYTYKSMGTGFWALKQDDFRKTITSIVMQGGDADSNACVGGALLGCKLGMSALPKSWVTKLLHKDWLDNEIKKYFEMMKWERMDKSKVKRKT; from the exons ATGGCGAGCAGCGGAGATGGCGAAACGACTTCT cataacCAACCATCACCCGAAACGATGGATAGAATCCAAGCTACTATATATGGACAATGTATTGGGGATGCAATCGGACTACTCACTGAATTCTTATCAAAGGATGAAGCAAAGATG CATTAtgaaaaaaaagccaaaaaatTAGAATATCGACATAAAAAGATCGTTGATGATTTTCACAGATCAAGATGGCAAGAAGGCGACTGGACAGATGACAGTGACCAAATGATTCTAATTATGAGATCGTTAGTCGACTGTGGTGGTAAG gtagaCCCAGTGGACTTTGCTAAAAAGTTTAAAACCTGGATTAAGAGTGGTTTTAGTGAGTTGGGTGATTTGGGTGGATTGGGTATAGGTCTTACAACAATGAATGTAACGTCACGCCCGGACTTCATGGTAGACCCACATGAG GTAGCTCGATTTGTTTGGGAGGAACATGATAGAACTATTGCTCCCAATGGTGCTGTAATGAGGACCTCTATTGTTGGTATTCACATGTACTGGAGTTTAGATGATGTGACAAAAAATGCACGGGATTTTGCAAAAACAACACATCACGATCCAAG GTGTCAGGCTTCAACAGTAGCAGTATCTGTTGCCATAGCGACCATGTTACAGGGAAAGCACATGGACAAAAAAGACAATTTCATAGTCAAAGATATAATACAAGACGCCTACAAATATGCATCAAGGTGTTTAGAAACAGACACAGAAAAGAAAGACCTTATGTTTTATTTGACATGTGAAAATATCGAAGATTTGAAATTAGATGAAGCCAAAAAAATTGGCTACACATATAAATCTATGGGTACCGGATTTTGGGCATTAAAGCAAGATGATTTCCGGAAGACAATCACAAGTATTGTGATGCAG GGAGGAGATGCCGATTCAAATGCCTGTGTCGGAGGTGCTTTACTGGGATGTAAACTAGGTATGTCTGCTTTACCAAAGTCGTGGGTGACGAAACTTTTACATAAGGATTGGTTGGATAATGAAATCAAAAA ATATTTTGAAATGATGAAATGGGAAAGGATGGataaatcaaaagtaaaaagaaaaacctAA